TGTGGCTTTGGTGGGTTTTCTCAATAGCCATTGGCATCCTTTAGGGGTAACGCTTCTTTCACAGTTTGATCCTAGCTCGAAAGGCATCGATCGATGGCTTTACCTTTGGCCACGAATGAGAAGGAGAGTACAAATCGAGATTTAGTGCGAGGAGTGCAAAACCCTAGGCCAATATTTGAGCTGCATGTAACCACCGCAAAAAACGAAAACATAAATAAAAGCCAGATAAATACTATAAATTCTTGTATGCACGACGCAATCTTAACCGTTCATAACAATTCATATATTTGATCATCATGTTTCTATATTATTTCCTCTAATCCTAACTATCCATGTATGTATGTGAAGATACGCACCGTGTACTGAAGATGCTCTCGATAAATACCAGAAAGAAAGTCGGATCCTACTGAGATTAATCTGATCATTTTTAACAAAACTTCCCACACACAAATCTTTTTAGCGAAAAAAATGGGATTTAATCCTAAACAGAATATGATGATACAAAATGGATTAATATTAGGATTTAGGATACAATCCCCAAGGGTTAAAACTTAGAATATGATGATATATATATCGGACACTCACAGATATGATGGTTGTATCTGATCCAAAATGGATTAATATTAGGATTTAGGATACAATCCCCAAGGGTTAAAACTTAGAATATGATGATATATCGGACACTCACAGATATGATGGTTGTATCTGATCCAAAATGGATTAATATTAGGATTTAGGATACAATCCCCAAAGAGTTAAAACTTCGAATATGATGATAAATCAGACACGTACTCTTGACTACAATATAGTTCTGTACATTTATGTCTGTACGATTTATAACCAGATACGGAACAATCTCAAATGAGTTTCTTACCATAATTGGATAGTAAACGCACTATACTCCCATTTTGAATAGTTTGTTTCGGAAAATCCCTAATAAATTGCGCAGAGAATTGAATCCGACAATCCCTCATAAATTGCAAAGAGACTTGAAAATCTGACGTTGAAATTTGAACGGGCAACAACCCTATTGAGAGGTAAAGAAGGTGCAGAAGTGTTCCCTTATTCGACCTTTCGAGAAAAGAAAAAAAAAATGAAAAGAAAAGAATGAATTCTAAGCAGAAATAAAGAAGATAATAATCCATGAGTATAAGTAGAGAAGATTAAGGTTTCGTGTTAAAGTAGAAATGAAATTATTAATGAGTAAATCCTTGAGTATATATAGGAATAATGACCGAAAGAGAAGTAGAAAACTCACAAAGACAAGTACTGATCCACCAATTAATATATTTAAGGTGGGTTAAAATTACATAGTAAAAAGAAGATCGGAAGGTCATTAATGACTGTGAATGGCAATATTCAAAAAAACTTATCTAAATTGCTATGTAATGCAATAATTTCATTCTAAAAAAATAAAAATAAAAATAAAATAAGGCGTGGGATATAGTTTTAGCGCACAGGACACAAATGAAGCTAGCTTGTTTATTGTGTTTGAGTTGGGATAGGTATATGGTACAACCAATTTGAGGCGAAATCAATATCATATCGAGATATAGATAGTAAGTAGCCATCTTATCCTAATTTCACGCGATGCATTACCAGTTAGTTATCTTGCTGCCAAAGTATGAAACAGCTCCCTATATAAAGGCCTAGTTGCTGAATAACTTGTTTACACCAGCCACCCTACACTTTAGATCTCGACCAGAAGAACAAGGATCACAAGAAGAAGAAAAAGAAGATGGCAGATTCATTGATTGTTGCTTTCGGGGAGATGTTGATCGACTTTGTCCCCGACACCGCTGGAGTTTCGTTGGCCGAGTCCACCGGCTTCCTCAAAGCCCCCGGTGGTGCACCTGCCAATGTGGCTTGTGCTATCACCAAGCTTGGTGGAAAATCGGCATTCGTCGGAAAGGTACGTACGTTCCTTAATTATTCTCGATCCCGATCTCTTTCTTTGTTCGATCTACACGATTAATCCTCGATTACGTATGTAATTAATATATGAATGTACGTACGTAGGTGGGTGATGACGAGTTTGGACACATGCTGATCAACATACTGAAGACGAATGGAGTGAACACGGAGGGAGTGTGCGTGGATACGCATGCCAGAACCGCACTGGCGTTTGTGACCTTGAGAAAGGACGGCGAGAGGGAGTTCATGTTCTACAGGAACCCTAGTGCTGACATGTTGCTCAAGGATTCAGAGCTGAATATGGATCTGATTAAGAAGGCCAAGATATTCCATTATGGATCCATTAGCCTTATATCTGAGCCATGCAAATCTGCTCATATGGCTGCCATGAAAGCCGCCAAGGATGCCGGTATACTGCTTTCCTATGATCCCAACGTCAGGTTGCCCCTCTGGCCTTCTGCCGATGCTGCTAGAGATGGCATCAAGAGCATCTGGAATCAGGCTGATTTCATTAAGGTACCTACCTACTTTTACATACGTTACCTTCATATGTTCATATGTGTGTGCATCTGTAGATATAGATTAAGCCAAGCATATATAAGATATATATTATCATGAAATTATACTCAATTATATTTTAAAACATAATTCCCTTAATATATATATTTACCTACATGTGTGCGCATCTGTAGATCAATCAATATATATATATATATATATATATATATATACTTGACCCCAGATCAGTATTGTTGCAAATTAGAGCTCTTTCTTTTATAGTATTAATGTAGATTATTATTTATATATTATCATATCATGAGTGATCATAAGTTTTAACCAATCTAGTACTAATTTATTAGGTGAGCGATGATGAGGTGCAATTCCTAACTCAAGGTGATCCTAACAAAGAAGAAGTGGTTCTCTCCCTCTGGCACGATAACCTCAAACTGCTTATTGTCACTGATGGCGAGAAGGGTTGCAGATACTTTACTAAGGTACACTACGTACTTGTACTTTTACCGACCTACAACACTTGCTAGTTGCTACGATTTCTACGTACACATACTAATATACTTTTCTTAAATTAATGTAACATATATACAGAAATTCAAAGGAAATGTGACTGGTTTCGCGGTAAAAACTGTTGACACAACTGGTGCGGGTGATGCTTTTGTTGGTTCATTTCTTCTTTCTATGGCTAAAGATTTGTCTATTTTTGAGGTAAGATTTCATTTAAACTTTCGTATTTTCTCATTATGATAATCAATCGACGTTATTCTTTGTTGTTGACGTCTAATTATATTCATTTATTTTGACCATATAGGATGAAGCAAAATTGACGGAGGCTCTGTCTTTTGCAAATGCTTGCGGAGCTATCTGTACTACTCAAAAGGGTGCAATTCCTGCACTTCCAGCCGAATCCGATGCCCTCGAACTCATTAAGTCAGCAGCCAAATAGATTTTCTTTTTCCCTTTTGGCATAGGGTTTATATCATGAGACTATGTACCTTGTCCATTTTTGCCTTTTTTTTTCTTATCGGTTTGGCCATCTAATGATGTTTGGTTTATGGATAATAAAAGAAATTTTATAAGTTTTTATTATGATTTTTGATTCTTTCTCTTCTATTGATGGAGCATGTTTACATTCCAAATTTACACAACTTCATTTTATTGTGAATTATTAAATGATGTACATATATTTTCCTTTACCTAATGACTATTAAGAACAATAATTATACAAAAATAAATATCTGTTTAAGAAAATTATATTTCCGTCCTTCTATTATGTGTCTTGCCCTAATATACGTAGGATTGGTTAATCCAGTTTCCTTATTAGAATAGATTACAGTTGATAGATGTTCTAGATCATTCGGGAGACTATATGTAATGTCTATAAATAGGTCTTTCTATCAATGAATGAGTAGACCGTTATTCTCTTTATCTTTTTTCCTTCAACACGTTATCAGCACGATGCTCTACCCCGATAACGAAACCCTAAAAAAAAAAAAAAAAAAATACACCGTTTTTGCCCTGGTCACCGTTTTCTGCTATGGGCACCCTAACCTCTCAACAGCCCCGATCCGGCAACCCTCAACGGAGCCGATCTGATCCCCAGCAGAACCGAACCTCAGCCCCGAGCGCGGCCCAGCGACCTCCTTCCCTGGCCATCTCCTGCGCCACCGCACAAGATCTGCGACCCTTCCCGTCGCCGCCGCTATCGCAACCCAGCGCCTCAGCCTTGCACGCTACCCCCACAAGGCTGCTGCCTAAACGAGCTGCTCCGAATCACCCCCGACCCAGCCTCCACGCGCTCGTCCGTTGATCCCTGCGCGCAACCTAGTCCCTGACCGGCGTCGCAGCCATAGCTCCGAACCGGATCTGCTCGACCCGGATTTCAAGATCCGACCCGCTGCATGTTTCCGGATGTGACACTACTGATTGTACGAGGGGCACAACGGTAAATTTGCCCCTCCCGGTAAAAAAGTTTTTTCCTCAGAGTAAAAACAGTTTATTTACTATAGTAATTCTTTAATTAGTTTTACTTTTACATTTACATATATTATATGGTGAATATGACTAACCATATGTTTTCATTTCATGAAATTTATCGCGTGACTGATCGCGATGGAATTGTACAAGTAACTTCTCTGCCAGCATGTGGAAGTACGTATGAAAATTGCAACAATTTCTCTTACACGGCAAACTAGCAGGTAAGTTTTTATAAAAGTTGCTGTTTTTGAATTTTAATTTCATAGTCGGGCTTCGTAGCCTTCTTCTACCCCCATCTTTCTTATGACGTGGGTTGATGTGAGGAATTGGGACCCCTCATATCAAAGTTGAAATTTGTGATGGTTTGACAAGTCACGGTATTACGACAAAATATTGTCGTGGTTAATAAAGGGACAAACATCGATTTGCGACGAAAATTGTCGCGGTTAACATCGATTTGTGACGGAATTTGTCACGGTTTACATTGAATTGAGTTACCATAAACCTTGGTCTTGACCAAATCCAATTACTTGGAATTAAGTATCGTATATCGATAATAGTATTTCTTCCATCTTGTTATTTGAAATAATTGATCGAAATATGAGCCCTAGATTTGACAAAAAAAAAAGTGACGGATTTTGTGTCACAAGTTCTGAAAAGAGGGAAAGGCAATACCTCGAACCCCATATGTCATAAAAAGATTGGGCCAGTAAATGAAAGAAAAATCATGTTATTGATGTGGTTCTACATCGGTTCACTAATTGCAATGAAAGCAATATTATGGTCAATGTATACAAGAAATATATAGAGTTGAAGCAAGAAACTCACTATATGGAAGAAGATAAGAATATTATTCTCACAGTTACGGATCTTAAAAGCAAAAGGTATATTGCAGAAGATATGAAGCATAAGACTTCGGTTTAATAGTCTATGTGACTACAAATCTGTTTATTTTTCCAAGTTTTGTGAAGGCATACACCTCACATCAAGGTTCTAAAAAACGCTAGGCGCTAGTCGGGCGGACAGCGAGCGCCTAGCGCCCAGAGGATTAATCGGGCGCCTAGGCGGTTTTTTATTTTCTATAACTTTTATTTATTTAATTCAAATAATTATATAAATAAAATTTATAAAATCACTATTATGTTCTAAAATAGCAAAATACTTCAAAAATAGACAAAATGTTCAACAACAAGGGTCTTAGAAATTATAAAAAAAACAATTTGAAAGAAACAAATTAGATTCTTACTAGCCTATGCCTCAAATTCTTGTTCTCCATATCCCTCTTGCACTTCTTCTGTGTCGGTCTCAAACTCAAAGTCTATTTCATCTTCTTCCTCTTCATCCGATAGGTTAAAAATGGAAAAAAAAAAAAACCATAATCGGGCCAGCAAAAAAAAAGAAAAAAAAAGCATAATTGGGCCGCCCAGCCCGCCCAGGCGCCGCCTAGCCTGCCTAGGCAGCCGTTTTTTGCGCTAGCGCCCAGCTTCGACGATTTGTGCAAAATCGGAACGGTCCCCTGCCGCCCAGCGCCTAGGCGGCCCTGGGCGGCGTTTTTTAGAACCATGCCTCACATATTTGACTAAAGTTACTTAGTCGTTATATTTTGAATTAAATTCATGATCAAGACCTCGTTATAATTGTTGGCAAATATATATATTCGGATTTTGTCTGGCACATATGGTTCGATCTACATAAGCTATATGTTAATGCAATATATCGCATTACAACATGACACTACATTGGACCACCAGTTATTATAAGGTGGCGTTTCTAAAGGCTAAAATCGAATCAAATATGATGCAATGCATATTTGGGTGTCATAATCAAACCTAGTGTGGCGTAATGCACACTTGGCATATCATGATGTAGCGCAATGCACATCGTTTTTGGATCAAAAGAGGATTTGTAATGTCAAGTGTGGCACAATGCACACTTATACAATTGCAAAGGCATTACAAACAAGAGTAGTCTTCTACACTCTTGAGCGGATTCATAATTGTAAAAAGAAAATTGCGTTACGCTAAATGTCATCCAAAATTAGATGTTGAAAAATCATCTTCTTTCTCTACAAGATCCAACAGTGGGCCGTGGGTGCTCACGACCAATTTTGCCAAGTTTTGGCATGTTCTAAGCCTTGTTTCATCCATCAATGTAGTATTACACGTCATGTAATGCACTCTAAAGGTAACCAATACCTTTTTTTCAATCTCCATTGAAATTGTTAACATATTTCGGTTTCTATGTCTTGACATAAGACTGTTGTTTCTACATTCTTGTATACGAATGTGTTGTAGAGAGATTGAGTGCTTAGCTTATTGCAAGGAATAAACAACTATTCATGGATTTAGTTCTTTATAAATCTGTTGTGACTACGATGACTAAATCATCAGAAATAACCAAAGAGCGGATTAATGCTCAAGTTTCAATGCCTAATGGCGTTATGATTCAAGTCACACATGCTCTTTATGCATAAGGAAGCAATCGAACCGTGCTATGACTTAATGATATTCACGCCAACGTTTATCACCTGGAAACACATTGTGAGAATTGATGAGAATTTCTTATGTATCACTATAATGAATGCGCAACATTCATGAGTCACTAAGATTCGGTTAATTGAATCGGTTATTGTCACCAATGATGAGAATGGAGACATCGACTCATGTAGGCTTTAACATAAATCGTCTGAGACAATTTTGGACATGTTTTGATGATCCATATACTAAAGAGTAAAGACTCTCCTGGACATCCTTTCTTTTGAGCAAAGTAACCATTGAGATCAAAGATAACCAAAATACAACTTGGTGGCGCCATGAGCAATGCTCACGGCCTATAAATGGCATTCAAGCCGTCCGCGTCATCCTCTTATACAATGGAGGTACTACTCATGCTTTCATAAGCAAATATGACGCAACAGAACCCCCTATGATCTCACATTGGTCATGCTCGTTACTTGTTTTGTAAAGCTTATTCTTTAGCAAAGATTAGGAGCGACACCCTCCTACGCTAAAGACAATAAAATGTAGAGACTCGCATATGAACAAGATGCTAAATTGTTGTTCACTAAGTAAGACATTAATTACAATGTCTATGAGTGATTCTACAAGAATGATACATAAGATGTTGGCCTAGATGACTTCTCATTCTTCACTTTAAGGCATAATAAAGCTATGGTGATGTTCACAATGGTTTAACTCAAGCCATAACAATTGGATGTTATAGGGAACCTTAACAATGATTGAAAAGTTGACAAAACCTAGAATTTCTGGTTTTTCAGCTTGCGGACCAGTCATTGTGAGATCCGGTTCATCAACTTTTAGACCGGTTCTTGAGGTTTTGTTTGCCGCCACTGATTCCTAACATCCAAGCCTACCTATTTTCAAAATTTGGTGGCATTTGGAGACATGGAAGGTGGTGAACCGCTCAATATAAGTGTTCACGGATGTCCAGCGACTCCGACGGCCGGTTCGGCACTTTTCCGTCCGGTTCCATCGTTGAGGCTGGCGGTTTTGCAATCCTAACGCCCATGTCTACCTGCATACAAAATTTGGTAGCGTTTGGAGCTCTGAAAAATAGTGAACCGTTAAAGGAAGTGTAAAACAAAGGTCCCGTCATGCTAGCAGTCGGTTCAACCGGTTTCTTTTTAACCGGTCCCGACGGTGAGGCCAGCGGTTTTTTGGACCAGTAAGACCAATGGCTACAGTTTGTAGCAGGGTCATAGTTCTTTCTTGTTCATCTTTGCCCACCATCATTCAACTTTTTATGTTACGATTGTAACGGTATGCATATTCGTTAACAGATTGAGTTAACGTTCTGCAATCTATATCATCCACATATCGTCCACATGTTGTATGTGCCAAATTGCGCCTCCACAAGTGCACAATGATGGGTTATTTATGATGAATATTGTCTTTGAATAAGACATAAGCTTCCGACTATAGTCCGCTAATATAGAAACCTTGACATGCGATCTCTTTTATGTCACTTTGATGAGCCAGTCTTCCCGTCGTTAGGTGGAGATATGAACAAGAATGTTCAGGTAGAACGACTTGGAATTGTCATGGTTTGTCCTTACTGTGTCTCATCAAGTTCCCTAAAGTGACAAGATCACATATACATGCTGCAAACATGCCTGTAAGGATTGATGTCCGGATAAGAGGACATGTCGTCACCCATAGATGGTGGCATGGTGACACCACAAATGTGGTAGATAGTGTCGCTAGGCTGTGGCTCCCACGGTTTAGGGGGAGGCCACTTGGTTCGATACATACTCGCCAAGGAAGAATGCGAGTTTGGCACAACTTGATCATTTGATCAATGATACTCATTCGTCTGTTATTTCTGGATTATGGTCATTATTGGGGGACGCCTCAATGTCAATACCAATCTATATAGAGATCTCTATACTTAAAAATTACACCGGTGTACATGATGACGTGGTTTAATGAGTTTGATATCGAACCATACTTCGTTGAGAAAAAACCAACGTTGTAGATTGGCCTAAATGGAAAGATGCGATTCAGTTTAAACAAAGAGATAGTGCTTTGGTTAGGTGATGCCGACACCCCAAGTGTAAACTCTATCAGTTATGTCTTTGTTAGAAAGCGTAGTGAGAAAAAGAGTTTAGACTCACTTTCTGGCGTAAGGTCTCTCACAAACGCCCTGGAATCGACTACGATGAGATATACTCTTGTAATGGATGTCATTGCACTCCACTACCTTGTCAGTTTGGTAGTTTCCGAAAAACTAAACATGCAGCTTGTGGTCACAACTTATCTCTGTTGGGAACTAAGAGATGTACATAAAGATCTTGAATAGATCGGTTTTCACCCAAATTAAGTGGCTCCTGACCATGGAGCGTGTTTGTAAGGTATTTGCTAAGTATCTACTTGATTAGGAAAGGGATATGAAGAATTATGCCTATTTGCGTGTAAATTCTGGATGAATCGTGATGAACTCTTGTTAAACTAAGAGATACCACTAATCCAAAATTAAGAATGAAAGGATCTTGGGAATACTTGGTCTCGAAAGTGAGGACCGTTATTGATGATGCTTATTCATATGTCGGCTTAAGGCAATCTAAAGGACGATGAAGTTATGCCTATATGTATCCCTTGATCGGTCGAAGTGTTGAGAAGACTCGTTTTGTTTGTATGACGAAGAAGTCTTTGGAGAAATCCTCCATCTAAGTACGGTAGCATATTCATGTACTTGTTACAATATGCTCGACTTGACATCTCATTCACTATAAACTTGTAAGGCCAAGTTCTCCTTAGTCTTTCGACTCTTTTCCTAGCGGTCGAGCATCTGCGCTCCCGCTTAGATGAGTGTGAAAGAACATCAAGGTAGTGGCCGGATACGCCACGCAACGCCAATGTAATGGCAGTGATTCCTTCTATTAAAGGTTCAGGCTTATTCATCCCTATAGAAAGACACATCAAATGCGTAATCAGAATCTGCCCAGCTTCGTAGGTCAACTTCCACGAGACCTACAGGATAGCCCACTCGTTGGAAAATGGTGAAATTGATATCATTGGAAATGTCTATGTGTCTACTTTCCAGGGACACCAACCATTTGATCACAGCTATCATATTGAGTGAGTTATCGCTATTTTCGTAAAGTATGACGGATCTGTCCGAGAATCTGCTTTTGCAGAACAGTTAACTTCGACAGAGCTTTGTGATCAGCTCAAGATGAACTAGGTTATGGACCTTGTATGGTTGGAAAGCTACGTGTATCTAGTTTCCAGAACTTTATACAGTTCGTCCATACCTATTCTATCGAAGAAGTTATGACTGTTTAAGTACACAAAGGTCATGCCAAGCGTGAATCTGATTTTCAACGCGAACTTATGTTTTGAGTTGTTAGGCAACCTTCTCCTTGAAGATCAAAGTAATGCTAAGCATAGCAAGTCTGATCTAAGCATATTGTGGCTGGATTTAATGACTAAATCGTTGCCCAAGTCTACTTTTGAAGTATATGAAGTGCATTGGCTTGCGCTGTTTATCTGTACTCCGAGATTGAGTTACCAATCAGGGGGAGTCATTGTGTAGACATCAGGGGGAGTTTACATGCATCACATGTTATCTTCAATTGTAGTTGGTGCGTTGTGCTCTTTTTCCCTTCGACCAAGTATTTTGTTTTACCCATAAGGTTTTTGTTTTACTTGGCAAGGTTTTTATCGAGGCAACACTATAAACACCATAACGTATTAGGGACGTAACACAAGGGGGAGTGTTTAAGGAAATTATATTTTCGTCCTTCTATTATGTGTCTTGCCCTAATATACGTAGGATTGGTTAATCCAGTTTCCTTATTAGGATATATTACAGTTGATAGATGTTCTAGATCCTTCGGGAGACTCTATGTAATACCTATAAATAGATATTTCTATCAATGAATGAGTAGATCGTTATTCTCGTTATCTTTTCTCCTTCAACAATATCCAATTTATTCTCTTTAAACTTTTCAATTCAATAATAATATATTATATTCTTTATTATTTTTCATAATCTAAACACTTTGTTTCGTATCTAAAATTGAGGGGCGCCATACATAAAATCTCTTGCGTTTCTATTGGTCTGTCTACCGCCACATGGTAGGGACATCCCTATCTAAGAGATTTTTTGGATGTAATCCCCACTATTCTTAGTTTCTTACTTTTTCTTTAGTCTAGTCGAGTCTAGTCCTCTGTTTAAATTAGCGCGCCTCAAGGCTTAAGGCATGGCGTGGCTTCTCCATTTGGCCTCAAGCTCCCCTTGAAAGGCTTTGGTCATAAAAGACGAGGTAAAGGCCAAATTCAAGAGAAAAAATAATGTTATTTGACTTCTTTCAATTCATTCATGAGCATCTTCTCTCTTCGATCATGAATGAATGATTTTACGTTGTTGTGTGTTTGTCACTAAGAATCTTACACATTAGCATGAGGCAAAAATGCCTCGTCTCTTCTCTCTCCCTTCTCTCCTCCTTCTCGTCCTCGTTGTAGCCCTTGGCGGCGGTGAGTATACAGTTGGTGGCAGAGGGGTGGGTGTTTGTGATGGGCTTAGTGAAAGCGGTTTTCGCTACTTTCAGGAATCGGGTGGGTTTCGGCTCATCCTCTCTTCTTCTCATTCTTCTGTGTCTATGGAGGATGTCTTGGTGATGAATAATCGAGGCGGTGGCGTGGGTTTGAAGCAGCCACGGTGGTCCAATGGCTTCGGGTCTTCGGTGGAGTTGGGAGGCTTGGATTGTGGTACCAGGTTAAGGCTGGATCTAGCGGCGACGAGATTTTGGGATGTCGGTTCCGATGGACGCTTGTTTGAGCGAGTAGGCGGCACATCCACTGTTTGGGATCGTCGGCGGTTGGGTCGCAAGGTGGAGATGGATCAGGGTTTGTTGCGTTGGCGGATGCTTTGGCCGGATGATCTGAGGCATGTCCAAAATTGCTTTCGGCATTGGCAGGCGGCATCAATCCTGGTGGCGACGAATGAGAGCTTGACGACACGAGGGCAGTGGGTCTTGGATTAGCTTGGAGTCTAGGGTTGGTGCTTTGGGCTTGGGCTTTATGGTTTGTGATCTTGTTTGTGATTTGGATTAAGTCTCGGGTTGTTTAATGGGCCTTGGACTTTGGGTTTTGATCTTGGGGCATCTATTGCTCTGTTGGACGTTGGGGTTTATCCCTCAGCTTAGAGTGATTTTTGGTGCTCTCAAATAAGTCGGATGATTATGACAGTTACCGATTATTGATCATAGTTTCTATTTTATTATTGATCATAGGGTAACCACTTAGTCTCAATTTTCTTCTTGA
The window above is part of the Fragaria vesca subsp. vesca linkage group LG2, FraVesHawaii_1.0, whole genome shotgun sequence genome. Proteins encoded here:
- the LOC101291585 gene encoding putative fructokinase-5-like, translated to MADSLIVAFGEMLIDFVPDTAGVSLAESTGFLKAPGGAPANVACAITKLGGKSAFVGKVGDDEFGHMLINILKTNGVNTEGVCVDTHARTALAFVTLRKDGEREFMFYRNPSADMLLKDSELNMDLIKKAKIFHYGSISLISEPCKSAHMAAMKAAKDAGILLSYDPNVRLPLWPSADAARDGIKSIWNQADFIKVSDDEVQFLTQGDPNKEEVVLSLWHDNLKLLIVTDGEKGCRYFTKKFKGNVTGFAVKTVDTTGAGDAFVGSFLLSMAKDLSIFEDEAKLTEALSFANACGAICTTQKGAIPALPAESDALELIKSAAK